The Oxalobacteraceae bacterium OTU3CINTB1 genome includes a window with the following:
- a CDS encoding DUF3297 family protein has product MNDTTQLPPLPDRLSIDPRSPHHVAAVFEHDVGIRFNDKERLDVDEYCISEGWIKVPAGKSLDRKGNPMLIKLKGKVEAFYR; this is encoded by the coding sequence ATGAACGATACTACTCAACTCCCTCCGCTGCCTGATCGCCTGTCGATCGATCCGCGCAGCCCGCACCATGTCGCCGCCGTGTTCGAACACGACGTCGGCATCCGTTTCAACGACAAAGAGCGTCTGGACGTCGACGAATATTGCATCAGCGAAGGCTGGATCAAGGTTCCGGCCGGCAAAAGCCTGGACCGCAAGGGCAATCCGATGCTGATCAAGCTCAAAGGCAAGGTCGAAGCGTTTTACCGTTAA
- a CDS encoding MarR family transcriptional regulator, producing the protein MDNLDNDLPAPAAVSPSLEFALRLARAQATLVRRLDQVLGGYHGISFGDFMLLHYLNRAPGGRLRRVDLAERQGLTASGVTRTLLPLEKIGLVERQQDPRDARVAYAAITATGRELLNNAVVVAEQISKDLLRNCPREQFDALSEALGLIAGMNASNS; encoded by the coding sequence ATGGATAATCTCGATAACGACCTGCCCGCCCCGGCCGCCGTCAGCCCCAGCCTGGAGTTCGCGCTGCGCCTGGCGCGCGCCCAGGCCACCCTGGTGCGCCGCCTCGACCAGGTGCTGGGCGGCTACCACGGCATCAGCTTCGGCGACTTCATGCTGCTGCACTACCTGAACCGCGCGCCCGGCGGCCGCCTGCGCCGGGTCGACCTGGCCGAACGCCAGGGACTGACCGCGTCCGGCGTCACCCGCACCCTGCTGCCGCTGGAAAAAATCGGCCTGGTCGAACGCCAGCAAGACCCGCGCGACGCCCGCGTCGCCTACGCCGCCATCACCGCCACCGGCCGCGAACTGCTCAACAACGCCGTCGTCGTCGCCGAGCAGATCAGCAAAGACTTGCTGCGCAACTGCCCGCGCGAACAATTCGACGCCCTCAGCGAGGCGCTCGGCCTGATCGCCGGCATGAACGCCTCCAACTCTTAA
- a CDS encoding MFS transporter, which produces MTKTNAAVAANFTPYQKIVVAMLAFLQFAVILDFMLMSPLGAVIMPALNIGPMEFGLVVSAYAFSAGASGLLTAGFADRYDRKKLLLFFYTGFILGTVWCGLAQSFESLLAARVVTGLFGGVIGSIVLAISTDLFPPQMRGRVMGLIQTAFAASQVLGIPIGIYLSNQWNWHVPFLAMAVFGLAGGLLVAWKMQPVNAHLDQPQQHSPWVHLYRTVTVPRHLLAFSITALLTTGGFMLMPFSSAYIVNNLGIDMHHLPTVYLITGVCTIFAGPLIGRAADKRGKFPVFVFGTALSMLMVVVYTHLGTIPMWALVAVNALMFVGIFSRMIPFQAMAASVPPATQRGSFNAISASLQQLSGGIASVVAGHIVTQAPNGKLQHFDVVGYVVVATSLVALGLVWQLQRQMLARP; this is translated from the coding sequence ATGACGAAAACCAACGCCGCCGTCGCGGCGAATTTCACCCCGTACCAAAAAATCGTCGTCGCGATGCTTGCCTTCCTGCAGTTCGCGGTGATCCTCGACTTCATGCTGATGTCGCCGCTGGGCGCGGTCATCATGCCGGCCCTGAATATCGGGCCGATGGAGTTCGGCCTGGTGGTGTCGGCCTACGCCTTCAGCGCCGGCGCCTCCGGCCTGCTGACGGCCGGTTTCGCCGACCGCTACGACCGCAAGAAACTGCTGCTGTTCTTCTACACCGGCTTCATCCTCGGCACCGTCTGGTGCGGGCTGGCGCAAAGCTTCGAGAGCCTGCTGGCCGCGCGCGTGGTCACCGGCCTGTTCGGCGGCGTCATCGGCTCCATCGTGCTGGCCATCTCGACCGACCTGTTCCCGCCGCAGATGCGCGGCCGCGTCATGGGCCTGATCCAGACCGCCTTCGCCGCCAGCCAGGTGCTCGGGATCCCGATCGGCATTTATTTGTCGAACCAATGGAACTGGCACGTCCCCTTCCTCGCCATGGCCGTGTTCGGCCTGGCCGGCGGCCTGCTGGTCGCGTGGAAAATGCAGCCGGTCAACGCCCACCTCGACCAGCCGCAGCAGCACAGCCCGTGGGTCCACCTGTACCGCACGGTGACGGTGCCGCGCCACCTGCTGGCCTTTTCCATCACCGCCCTCTTGACCACCGGCGGCTTCATGCTGATGCCCTTCAGCAGCGCCTACATCGTCAACAACCTCGGCATCGACATGCACCACCTGCCCACCGTCTACCTGATCACCGGCGTGTGCACCATCTTCGCCGGTCCGTTGATCGGCCGGGCCGCAGACAAACGCGGCAAGTTCCCCGTGTTCGTGTTCGGCACCGCGCTGTCGATGCTGATGGTGGTGGTCTACACCCACCTGGGCACCATTCCCATGTGGGCGCTGGTGGCGGTCAACGCCCTGATGTTCGTCGGCATCTTCTCGCGCATGATCCCGTTCCAGGCGATGGCCGCCTCCGTGCCGCCGGCAACGCAACGGGGCTCCTTCAATGCCATCAGCGCCTCGCTGCAGCAACTGTCGGGCGGCATCGCCTCGGTCGTGGCCGGCCACATCGTGACCCAGGCGCCGAACGGCAAGCTGCAGCACTTCGACGTGGTCGGCTACGTGGTCGTGGCCACCTCGCTGGTGGCGCTGGGGCTGGTGTGGCAGTTGCAGCGTCAAATGTTGGCGCGTCCCTAA
- a CDS encoding cation:proton antiporter codes for MHMGTTEIFLIAMLIIFSVPYLIWRFGRTDYYAPLVVVQIITGILLGPGIMGRAYPEYYSFVFNPQVVQSLNGIAWWAVMIFVMIAGIELDLRKAWEHRRESTITAGLALGMPLVFGCVAALGMLGYAGWVGPKAQDWQFVLGVGMACAVTALPILILLMEKLEILRQPIGQRILRYASLDDIAIWGVLAVILLDWDRVGRQAGFLLVFALTTKLFRAMMVRLEERDRWYIAFIWLAVCAFAADWAGLHYMVGAFLAGAVMDTDWFNQEKMDFLRANVLMAVMPVFFLSTGLRTNWEVGGSAVFVAAAVLLAASVSGKLAGVHLAGKILKWGPGEASIIGWLLQTKALIMIIFVNILLDKGIITNGTFTALLLMAIGSTMLTVPVVYPKLQRVAQLIFKIS; via the coding sequence ATGCATATGGGGACCACCGAGATCTTTTTGATCGCGATGTTAATTATCTTTAGCGTGCCGTATCTGATCTGGCGCTTCGGCCGCACCGACTACTACGCGCCGCTGGTGGTGGTGCAGATCATCACCGGCATCTTGCTCGGCCCGGGCATCATGGGCCGCGCCTATCCGGAATACTACAGTTTCGTCTTTAATCCGCAGGTGGTGCAGTCGCTCAACGGCATCGCCTGGTGGGCGGTGATGATTTTCGTGATGATCGCCGGCATCGAACTCGATTTGAGGAAAGCCTGGGAGCACCGGCGCGAGAGCACCATCACGGCCGGCCTGGCGCTGGGCATGCCGCTGGTGTTCGGCTGCGTGGCCGCGCTCGGCATGCTCGGCTACGCCGGCTGGGTCGGACCGAAGGCGCAGGACTGGCAGTTCGTGCTTGGCGTGGGCATGGCGTGCGCCGTCACCGCGTTGCCGATCCTGATCCTGCTGATGGAAAAGCTGGAAATCCTGCGTCAGCCGATCGGCCAGCGCATCCTGCGCTACGCCAGCCTGGACGACATCGCCATCTGGGGCGTGCTGGCCGTGATCCTGCTCGACTGGGACCGGGTGGGGCGCCAGGCCGGCTTCCTGCTGGTGTTCGCGCTCACGACCAAGCTGTTCCGGGCGATGATGGTGCGGCTCGAGGAGCGCGACCGCTGGTATATCGCGTTCATCTGGCTGGCCGTGTGCGCCTTCGCGGCCGACTGGGCCGGCCTGCACTACATGGTCGGCGCCTTCCTGGCCGGCGCGGTCATGGATACGGACTGGTTCAACCAGGAGAAAATGGACTTCCTGCGCGCCAACGTGCTGATGGCCGTGATGCCGGTGTTCTTCCTCAGCACCGGCCTGCGCACCAACTGGGAGGTGGGCGGCTCGGCCGTGTTCGTGGCGGCGGCGGTGCTGCTGGCGGCGTCGGTCAGCGGCAAGCTGGCCGGGGTCCATCTGGCCGGGAAAATCCTCAAGTGGGGGCCGGGCGAGGCGTCGATCATCGGCTGGCTGCTGCAGACCAAGGCCTTGATCATGATCATCTTCGTCAACATCCTGCTCGACAAGGGCATCATCACCAACGGCACCTTCACGGCGCTGCTGTTGATGGCCATCGGCAGCACCATGCTGACGGTGCCGGTGGTGTACCCGAAATTGCAGCGCGTGGCGCAGCTGATCTTCAAAATCAGCTGA
- a CDS encoding sigma-70 family RNA polymerase sigma factor — protein MQPPSPTTADQDQAITATVLRERSKLGSFIRRRVADQTDAEDILQDVFYEFTQAHRLPEPIEQVSAWLYRVARNRIIDRFRKKKEVPLDDMVDEDGEAYRLDLLLPSADAGPEHAYHRAMLLEQLQAALEELPPNQRDVFIAHELDGLSFKDMALQSGVSVNTLLARKRYAVLHLRARLQDLYNE, from the coding sequence ATGCAGCCGCCATCCCCCACCACCGCCGACCAGGACCAGGCCATCACCGCGACGGTGTTGCGCGAGCGCTCCAAGCTGGGCAGCTTCATCCGTCGCCGGGTGGCCGACCAGACCGACGCCGAAGACATCCTGCAAGACGTCTTTTACGAATTCACCCAGGCCCACCGCCTGCCCGAGCCGATCGAGCAGGTCAGCGCTTGGCTGTACCGCGTCGCCCGCAACCGCATCATCGACCGCTTCCGCAAGAAAAAGGAAGTGCCGCTGGACGACATGGTCGACGAGGATGGCGAAGCCTACCGGCTCGACCTGCTGCTGCCGTCGGCCGACGCCGGCCCCGAACACGCCTACCACCGCGCCATGCTGCTGGAACAACTGCAGGCGGCGCTGGAAGAACTGCCGCCCAACCAACGCGACGTCTTCATCGCCCACGAGCTTGACGGGCTGAGCTTCAAGGACATGGCGCTGCAAAGCGGCGTGTCCGTCAACACCCTGCTGGCGCGCAAACGCTACGCCGTGCTGCACCTGCGCGCGCGGCTGCAGGACCTGTACAACGAATGA
- a CDS encoding LysR substrate-binding domain-containing protein, with protein METKWLEDFISLVETNNFSRSAALRHVTQPAFSRRIQSLENWLGTDLVDRTSYPTRLTPAGTVFYEQALEMLAQINGARDMLRSKRAAAQTSIDLAVPHTLSLTFVPKWLTALGRDFAPISSRLMALNVHNAVLQLVEGGCDLLLCYHHPRQPVQLDPGRYDMLVLGRESLRPYARCDKNKVPAFTLPGTKKAPLPFLSYTNNAYLGRMVELILGDAKTPLHLVPHYETDMAEGLKMMALEGSGIAFLPESAVTRELKQKLLARADNDSAEWEIEMEIRLYRERPSPQRRGKAIVERLWDFLERQHNDSGRKRRIAVSER; from the coding sequence ATGGAAACCAAATGGCTGGAAGACTTCATCTCCCTGGTCGAGACCAATAACTTCAGCCGCTCGGCGGCGCTGCGCCACGTCACGCAGCCGGCCTTCTCGCGCCGCATTCAGTCGCTGGAGAACTGGCTCGGCACCGACCTGGTCGACCGCACCTCCTACCCCACCCGCCTGACGCCGGCCGGCACCGTGTTCTACGAGCAGGCGCTCGAGATGCTCGCGCAGATCAACGGCGCGCGCGACATGCTGCGCTCCAAGCGCGCCGCCGCCCAGACCAGCATCGACCTGGCCGTGCCGCACACCTTGTCGCTGACGTTCGTGCCCAAATGGCTCACGGCGCTGGGCCGCGACTTCGCGCCGATCAGCAGCCGCCTGATGGCGCTCAACGTGCACAACGCCGTGCTGCAGCTGGTCGAAGGCGGCTGCGACCTGCTGCTGTGCTACCACCATCCGCGCCAGCCGGTGCAGCTCGACCCGGGCCGCTACGACATGCTGGTGCTGGGCCGCGAATCGCTGCGCCCCTACGCGCGCTGCGACAAGAACAAGGTGCCCGCCTTCACCTTGCCGGGCACGAAAAAAGCCCCGCTGCCGTTTTTATCGTACACGAACAACGCCTACCTTGGCCGCATGGTGGAGCTGATCCTGGGAGACGCCAAGACCCCGCTCCACCTCGTGCCGCACTACGAAACCGACATGGCCGAAGGCCTAAAAATGATGGCGCTCGAAGGCAGCGGCATCGCCTTCCTGCCCGAATCGGCCGTCACGCGCGAGCTCAAACAAAAGCTGCTCGCGCGCGCCGACAACGACAGCGCGGAGTGGGAAATCGAAATGGAGATCCGCCTGTATCGCGAGCGGCCCTCGCCGCAGCGGCGCGGCAAGGCCATCGTCGAACGGCTATGGGATTTCCTCGAACGGCAGCACAATGACAGCGGCCGCAAGCGCCGCATCGCCGTCTCGGAGCGTTGA
- a CDS encoding retropepsin-like domain-containing protein yields the protein MLVRQLFSTISAIRVIHTIGILRFAAGLCLAIASVQAVAAEGAAALLAQAREAVGGNAWRQVKTQHTQFVRTYLDHDEAGSSDIDFASGRYAQRIPTSAVARLMSRSDGQNFWRQRMGKLEKQEGAARDPELHLGRQSYAWWFARGAKARRLELKAPRRHAGVDYAVVRVELASGIAFDYWINDETHRIERRQEVVDGKTFTIDYRDFRRVGAVTLPFEESIRDAKDAADEETLRVSTIVLNRPAAQMDFSLPQPAVMQGFSAQRPAVTVPFEPCEAHICVMLTLNGQGPFKFILDTGARNVISDKLYRRLRLPAQGVAVLSGLGQQTERGVLTTVQQIGMAGLTVDRQAFFTSPTLDNLPIDGTIGYEWLWLTPTLIDYAARQLTFHDPNSFVYRGAAAATPLSFHDKTPQIEAVLDGLPGKFTIDTGSDFSLTMSKPFVERYGLVEKYRAGDTVQTAQVIGGTTQVLKTRGKLFEMGGVQIADPTLELSTRGGGTLNSPTLAGNISNGILRQLNILFDYQGGKVYIEPNKALSAE from the coding sequence TTGCTAGTTCGCCAGCTTTTCAGCACGATCTCCGCCATCCGTGTGATCCACACCATCGGCATCCTCCGCTTCGCCGCCGGCCTCTGCCTGGCCATCGCCAGCGTCCAGGCCGTCGCGGCCGAGGGCGCGGCGGCGTTGCTCGCCCAGGCGCGCGAGGCGGTCGGCGGCAACGCCTGGCGGCAGGTCAAGACGCAGCATACGCAGTTCGTGCGCACCTACCTCGACCACGACGAGGCCGGCAGCAGCGACATCGATTTCGCCAGCGGCCGCTATGCGCAGCGCATCCCCACGTCGGCGGTGGCGCGCCTGATGTCGCGCTCGGACGGCCAGAACTTCTGGCGCCAGCGCATGGGCAAGCTGGAAAAACAGGAAGGCGCGGCGCGCGATCCCGAGCTGCATCTGGGACGCCAGTCGTACGCCTGGTGGTTCGCGCGCGGCGCCAAGGCGCGCCGGCTGGAACTGAAAGCGCCGCGCCGCCACGCCGGCGTCGACTACGCGGTTGTGCGCGTCGAGCTCGCGTCGGGCATCGCCTTCGATTACTGGATCAACGACGAGACCCACCGCATCGAGCGCCGCCAGGAGGTGGTCGACGGCAAAACCTTCACCATCGACTACCGCGATTTCCGCCGTGTGGGGGCGGTCACCCTGCCCTTCGAGGAAAGCATCCGCGACGCCAAGGATGCCGCCGACGAGGAAACGCTGCGCGTGTCCACCATCGTGCTCAACCGCCCCGCCGCGCAAATGGACTTCTCCTTGCCGCAGCCGGCCGTCATGCAGGGTTTCTCGGCCCAGCGGCCGGCGGTGACGGTGCCGTTCGAGCCGTGCGAAGCGCACATTTGCGTGATGCTGACCTTGAATGGACAGGGTCCGTTCAAATTCATCCTCGACACCGGCGCCCGCAACGTCATCAGCGACAAACTGTACCGGCGCCTGCGCCTGCCCGCCCAGGGCGTGGCCGTGCTGTCGGGCCTCGGCCAGCAGACCGAGCGCGGTGTGCTGACCACGGTGCAGCAAATCGGCATGGCCGGCCTGACCGTGGACCGGCAGGCCTTCTTCACCAGTCCCACGCTCGACAACCTGCCGATCGACGGCACCATCGGCTACGAGTGGCTGTGGCTGACCCCGACGTTGATCGACTACGCCGCGCGCCAGCTGACCTTCCACGACCCGAACAGCTTTGTCTATCGCGGCGCGGCCGCCGCCACGCCGCTGTCGTTCCACGACAAGACGCCGCAGATCGAAGCCGTGCTCGACGGCCTGCCGGGCAAGTTCACCATCGACACCGGCAGTGATTTTTCGCTGACGATGAGCAAGCCGTTCGTCGAGCGCTACGGCTTGGTGGAAAAATACCGCGCGGGCGACACGGTGCAGACCGCGCAAGTCATCGGCGGCACCACCCAGGTGCTGAAGACGCGCGGCAAGCTGTTCGAGATGGGCGGCGTGCAAATCGCCGACCCGACCCTGGAACTGTCGACCCGGGGCGGCGGCACGCTGAACAGCCCCACCCTTGCCGGCAACATCAGCAACGGCATTTTGCGGCAGCTGAACATCCTGTTCGACTATCAGGGCGGCAAGGTGTATATCGAACCGAATAAGGCGCTGTCGGCCGAGTAG
- a CDS encoding MFS transporter: MSEPIPPRAALMRDPNFQWLLRGGVISMLGDQLTMIALPWLVFRLTGDTVALGLVIALMSIPRAVFILVGGALVDRHSPKRVLMLSKYANAALLAVLTLLVLDHQPAHTLDVGAAVSLTVVMTPHLTLMAIYALAFGIGLAQAFGIPSGTSIMPLAIAPEQLQAANGMLMGLRQLSMLIGPLIAAGLLAIGADQSQGQGHVQGHGAGPMVADARGLALAFGLDCLSFLVSAWTLSKVRLLDAPPSAQAPASVLRAVGAGLAMVWRDVPLRTCFIYWGAVSLFIGGTMQVALPVLSSALHGAATLGLLMGVHGAGTLLGMGAAAMGGARLRFATFGTLILLIDGAVGLLVMPLGAVDAVWQAALLMLAIGVLAGFMQINVFTWIQRRVPAHMMGRAMSIFMFIFMGLAPLSAGATGWLLTMIPLSQLFAGGGMILVLCAALAYVCTPMRRITSTPQ; encoded by the coding sequence ATGTCCGAACCGATCCCGCCGCGCGCCGCGCTGATGCGCGACCCCAACTTCCAATGGCTGCTGCGCGGCGGCGTGATCTCCATGCTGGGCGACCAGTTGACGATGATCGCGCTGCCCTGGCTGGTGTTCAGGCTGACCGGCGACACCGTGGCGCTGGGCCTCGTCATCGCGCTGATGAGCATTCCGCGCGCGGTCTTCATCCTCGTCGGCGGCGCGCTGGTCGACCGCCACTCGCCCAAGCGCGTGCTCATGCTCAGCAAGTACGCCAACGCCGCGCTGCTCGCCGTCCTCACCTTGCTGGTGCTCGACCACCAGCCAGCGCACACCTTGGACGTGGGCGCGGCGGTCTCGCTCACCGTCGTCATGACGCCGCATCTGACCTTGATGGCCATCTACGCACTGGCCTTCGGCATCGGCCTGGCGCAGGCGTTCGGCATCCCGTCGGGCACTTCGATCATGCCGCTGGCGATCGCGCCGGAGCAGCTGCAGGCGGCCAACGGCATGCTGATGGGATTGCGCCAGCTGTCGATGCTGATCGGCCCCCTGATCGCGGCGGGCCTGCTGGCGATTGGCGCGGACCAAAGCCAGGGCCAGGGCCACGTCCAAGGCCACGGCGCCGGCCCGATGGTGGCCGACGCGCGCGGCCTGGCGCTGGCGTTCGGCCTCGATTGCCTCAGCTTCCTGGTATCGGCATGGACCTTGTCCAAAGTGCGCCTGCTGGACGCGCCGCCATCGGCGCAGGCGCCGGCCTCGGTGCTGCGCGCCGTCGGCGCCGGCCTGGCGATGGTGTGGCGCGACGTCCCGCTGCGCACCTGCTTCATCTACTGGGGCGCCGTCTCGCTGTTCATCGGCGGCACCATGCAGGTGGCGCTGCCGGTGCTGTCGTCCGCGCTGCACGGCGCCGCCACCCTTGGCCTGCTCATGGGCGTGCACGGCGCCGGCACCCTGCTCGGCATGGGCGCGGCGGCCATGGGCGGCGCGCGCCTGCGCTTCGCCACCTTCGGCACCCTGATCCTGCTGATCGACGGCGCCGTCGGCCTGCTCGTGATGCCGCTCGGCGCGGTTGACGCGGTATGGCAGGCGGCGCTGCTGATGCTGGCCATCGGCGTGCTGGCCGGCTTCATGCAGATCAACGTCTTCACGTGGATCCAGCGCCGCGTGCCGGCGCACATGATGGGCCGCGCCATGAGCATCTTCATGTTCATCTTCATGGGCCTCGCGCCGCTGTCGGCCGGCGCCACCGGCTGGCTGCTGACGATGATCCCGCTGTCGCAATTGTTCGCCGGCGGTGGCATGATACTGGTGCTGTGCGCGGCGCTGGCGTATGTGTGCACGCCGATGCGCCGCATCACGTCGACTCCGCAGTAA